In Quercus robur chromosome 11, dhQueRobu3.1, whole genome shotgun sequence, the following proteins share a genomic window:
- the LOC126707430 gene encoding putative pentatricopeptide repeat-containing protein At3g18840, translated as MRMRSLKDGLIYHIQAIKAGFTPTIFASNQLIHLYSKHGLLREAHKLFDEMPERNVFSWNAIISAYIKSQNLPQARALFDAASSRDLVTYNSMLSGYVSAEGYEAHALKLFIDMHSVYEEIGIDEFTVSTMLNLTAKLSVVSYGRQLHSYMVKSACDFCGVAVSSLIDMYSKCGCFKEAYQVFSGCGSGVVDLVLKNAMVAACCREGKLEMASDIFWREPKFNDMVSWNTLISGYAQHGFEEESLRLFFHMAESGFGWNEHTFASVLSACSGMKSLKLGKEVHAWVLKNGLSLNQFISSGIVDVYCKCGNMKYAESVHAAMGSGNSYAITSMILGYASQGSMVDARRLFDSLLEKNSLVWMALFSGYVRSQQCEAVFELFCEFNAEEATVPDVLILFSLLSSCAIQAALDPGKQIHAYLLRLGIEINEKLITALVDMYSKCGSIAYAEKIFERVIDRDSVLYNVMIAGYAHHGHVDEAIHHFKEMVDRGVRPDAVTFLALLSACRHSGLVEQGEEIFHSMRKDFNVLPEIDHYACMIDLYGRDNQLGKVVAFMKMIPTELDAAIWGVFLNACRINGNTIFAREVEEKLLRNIGDDGARYVQLANVYAAEGNWHDMGRIRKKMRGKEVKKLAGCSWVHMENGVHTFTSGDTSHSKAKDIYKCLACLTGELYEIAGALH; from the coding sequence ATGCGAATGAGGTCCTTGAAAGATGGCCTTATATATCACATTCAAGCCATAAAAGCTGGTTTTACACCAACCATTTTCGCGTCCAATCAACTTATTCACTTGTACTCTAAACACGGTCTTCTTCGTGAAGCTCACAAACTGTTCGATGAAATGCCTGAACGAAACGTCTTCTCTTGGAATGCTATAATCTCGGCTTATATAAAATCCCAAAACTTGCCACAAGCAAGAGCGTTATTTGATGCAGCTTCCAGCAGAGACTTGGTTACCTATAATTCAATGTTATCTGGGTATGTAAGCGCAGAAGGGTATGAAGCTCATGCGCTTAAGTTATTCATTGACATGCATTCTGTGTATGAAGAAATCGGAATTGATGAGTTTACAGTTAGCACGATGCTTAACTTGACTGCCAAGTTGAGTGTGGTATCATATGGGAGGCAGTTGCATTCATATATGGTGAAAAGTGCTTGCGATTTTTGTGGGGTTGCGGTTAGCTCTCTCATTGATATGTATTCTAAATGTGGTTGTTTTAAAGAAGCATACCAGGTTTTTAGTGGATGTGGTAGTGGAGTGGTTGATTTGGTTTTGAAGAATGCAATGGTGGCAGCTTGCTGTAGGGAAGGAAAATTGGAAATGGCTTCCGATATTTTTTGGAGAGAACCCAAGTTCAATGACATGGTATCCTGGAATACATTAATTTCAGGTTATGCTCAGCATGGTTTTGAGGAGGAGTCATTAAGGTTGTTTTTCCATATGGCTGAGAGTGGATTTGGATGGAATGAACATACTTTTGCAAGTGTTTTGAGCGCGTGCTCTGGCATGAAAAGTTTGAAGCTTGGAAAGGAAGTCCATGCTTGGGTTTTGAAAAATGGGTTGAGCTTGAATCAATTTATTAGCAGTGGCATTGTTGATGTCTATTGTAAGTGTGGGAATATGAAGTATGCAGAGTCAGTTCATGCAGCAATGGGAAGCGGAAACTCCTATGCTATTACTTCAATGATTTTGGGGTATGCATCTCAAGGCAGCATGGTAGATGCCCGAAGGCTTTTTGATTCATTACTAGAGAAGAATTCTCTTGTCTGGATGGCTTTATTTTCAGGTTATGTCAGGTCACAGCAGTGTGAAGCTGTGTTTGAACTTTTTTGTGAGTTCAATGCTGAGGAAGCAACAGTTCCTGATGTTTTGATCCTTTTCAGTTTGCTCAGCAGTTGTGCAATACAGGCTGCCCTGGATCCTGGAAAGCAGATTCATGCTTACTTACTGAGATTAGGGATTGAAATAAATGAGAAGCTGATTACTGCTTTGGTTGATATGTACTCAAAATGTGGGAGCATTGCTTATGcagaaaaaatatttgaaagagtTATTGACAGAGATTCAGTCCTTTACAATGTAATGATAGCTGGTTATGCTCACCATGGGCATGTAGATGAAGCCATCCATCATTTTAAAGAAATGGTGGATAGAGGTGTCAGACCAGACGCAGTCACCTTTCTTGCACTTCTGTCAGCTTGTCGTCACTCTGGATTAGTAGAACAGGGTGAGGAAATTTTCCATTCCATGAGAAAAGACTTTAATGTATTGCCTGAAATAGACCACTATGCATGTATGATTGATCTGTATGGGAGGGATAATCAACTAGGAAAGGTGGTAGCTTTTATGAAAATGATTCCAACGGAACTGGATGCTGCAATCTGGGGGGTATTTCTGAATGCTTGTAGGATAAACGGGAATACAATATTTGCAAGAGAGGTGGAAGAGAAACTACTAAGAAACATAGGAGATGATGGGGCTCGGTATGTTCAGTTGGCCAATGTCTATGCTGCAGAGGGCAATTGGCATGACATGGGAAGAATAAGGAAGAAGATGAGAGGGAAGGAGGTCAAAAAGCTTGCTGGTTGCAGCTGGGTACACATGGAAAATGGAGTTCATACATTCACTTCTGGAGATACATCTCACTCTAAAGCAAAGGATATATACAAATGCTTAGCCTGCTTGACTGGTGAACTATATGAAATAGCTGGGGCATTGCATTGA
- the LOC126707431 gene encoding pseudouridine kinase isoform X1: MESSVQRRVEAISRHLLSLPREPNFFLHQVLLNGGKVKNGDAEAVIIGGMVLDIHAIPSVPANPRTTTPGKVRYVLGGVARNVAECVSKLGAKPFMISAVGLDMAGKLLLEHWKSAGLSTEGIRKQQDIGTPVVCNILDIDGELAAAVASVEAIEKFLTPEWIQQFKYSICSAPILMVDANLIPPALEASCQIAAKSSVPVWFEPVSVAKSRRVASVAKYVTVASPNEDELIAMANALSCANVFPPIERGNKDSTESLFQKLKPAIWLLLEKGIRIIVVTLGSDGVFLCSKGGPSFMNTGLERLKPYVSCEQFYKIVTSSCPPHWGGATVSEKDSHLFAVHFPALPASVVRLTGAGDCLVGGMLASICTGLNLMQSVAVGIAAAKAAVEAETNVPTAFSLASIADDARSVYSAAKVVFNQSML, encoded by the exons ATGGAGAGCAGTGTTCAGAGAAGAGTGGAGGCTATTTCTCGTCACCTCCTATCACTGCCTCGtgaaccaaatttttttcttcatcag gttttattGAATGGTGGGAAAGTGAAAAATGGTGATGCAGAAGCTGTGATCATAGGGGGTATGGTGCTGGACATTCATGCCATTCCTTCAGTCCCTGCCAATCCCAGAACCACCACACCTGGCAAg GTTCGTTATGTACTAGGAGGTGTAGCAAGGAATGTTGCTGAATGTGTGTCAAAACTCGGAGCAAAGCCTTTTATGATTAGTGCTGTGGGGCTTGATATGGCTG GAAAATTGTTATTAGAGCACTGGAAATCTGCTGGGCTATCTACAGAAG GGATTCGAAAGCAACAAGATATAGGTACTCCTGTTGTATGCAACATACTTGATATCGATGGAGAATTGGCGGCTGCTGTTGCAAGTGTGGAAGCTATT GAAAAGTTTCTTACACCTGAGTGGATTCAGCAATTCAAATACAGTATATGTTCTGCTCCAATATTGATGGTTGATGCAAACCTAATTCCTCCTGCTCTAGAAGCTTCTTGTCAAA TTGCGGCAAAATCTAGCGTCCCAGTGTGGTTTGAGCCTGTATCAGTTGCAAAATCCAGAAGAGTTGCTTCAGTTGCCAAGTAT GTAACTGTTGCTTCACCTAATGAAGATGAACTTATTGCCATGGCAAATGCTCTGTCTTGTGCAAATGTGTTTCCTCCAATTGAGAGGGGAAATAAAGATTCGACAGAATCATTGTTCCAAAAGCTAAAACCAGCAATCTGGCTTTTGCTAGAAAAGGGTATCAGAATAATTGTTGTGACCCTTGGTTCAGATGGAGTGTTTTTATGCTCTAAAGGAGGGCCCAGCTTCATGAATACTGGTTTGGAGAGACTCAAGCCTTATGTCTCCTGCGAACAGTTTTATAAAATTGTAACATCAAGCTGTCCTCCACATTGGGGTGGTGCTACAGTTTCAGAAAAAGATTCTCATCTTTTTGCTGTGCATTTTCCAGCACTTCCTGCATCAGTTGTTAGGCTCACAGGGGCTGGTGATTGCTTGGTTGGTGGGATGCTTGCTTCCATTTGCACAGGTTTAAATCTTATGCAGAGTGTGGCGGTTGGAATTGCAGCAGCCAAAGCTGCTGTTGAGGCAGAGACCAATGTGCCTACTGCATTTAGTTTGGCCTCAATTGCAG ATGATGCAAGGTCAGTATACTCTGCTGCGAAAGTTGTGTTCAATCAATCAATGCTATAA
- the LOC126707431 gene encoding pseudouridine kinase isoform X2, with the protein MPFLQSLPIPEPPHLVRYVLGGVARNVAECVSKLGAKPFMISAVGLDMAGKLLLEHWKSAGLSTEGIRKQQDIGTPVVCNILDIDGELAAAVASVEAIEKFLTPEWIQQFKYSICSAPILMVDANLIPPALEASCQIAAKSSVPVWFEPVSVAKSRRVASVAKYVTVASPNEDELIAMANALSCANVFPPIERGNKDSTESLFQKLKPAIWLLLEKGIRIIVVTLGSDGVFLCSKGGPSFMNTGLERLKPYVSCEQFYKIVTSSCPPHWGGATVSEKDSHLFAVHFPALPASVVRLTGAGDCLVGGMLASICTGLNLMQSVAVGIAAAKAAVEAETNVPTAFSLASIADDARSVYSAAKVVFNQSML; encoded by the exons ATGCCATTCCTTCAGTCCCTGCCAATCCCAGAACCACCACACCTG GTTCGTTATGTACTAGGAGGTGTAGCAAGGAATGTTGCTGAATGTGTGTCAAAACTCGGAGCAAAGCCTTTTATGATTAGTGCTGTGGGGCTTGATATGGCTG GAAAATTGTTATTAGAGCACTGGAAATCTGCTGGGCTATCTACAGAAG GGATTCGAAAGCAACAAGATATAGGTACTCCTGTTGTATGCAACATACTTGATATCGATGGAGAATTGGCGGCTGCTGTTGCAAGTGTGGAAGCTATT GAAAAGTTTCTTACACCTGAGTGGATTCAGCAATTCAAATACAGTATATGTTCTGCTCCAATATTGATGGTTGATGCAAACCTAATTCCTCCTGCTCTAGAAGCTTCTTGTCAAA TTGCGGCAAAATCTAGCGTCCCAGTGTGGTTTGAGCCTGTATCAGTTGCAAAATCCAGAAGAGTTGCTTCAGTTGCCAAGTAT GTAACTGTTGCTTCACCTAATGAAGATGAACTTATTGCCATGGCAAATGCTCTGTCTTGTGCAAATGTGTTTCCTCCAATTGAGAGGGGAAATAAAGATTCGACAGAATCATTGTTCCAAAAGCTAAAACCAGCAATCTGGCTTTTGCTAGAAAAGGGTATCAGAATAATTGTTGTGACCCTTGGTTCAGATGGAGTGTTTTTATGCTCTAAAGGAGGGCCCAGCTTCATGAATACTGGTTTGGAGAGACTCAAGCCTTATGTCTCCTGCGAACAGTTTTATAAAATTGTAACATCAAGCTGTCCTCCACATTGGGGTGGTGCTACAGTTTCAGAAAAAGATTCTCATCTTTTTGCTGTGCATTTTCCAGCACTTCCTGCATCAGTTGTTAGGCTCACAGGGGCTGGTGATTGCTTGGTTGGTGGGATGCTTGCTTCCATTTGCACAGGTTTAAATCTTATGCAGAGTGTGGCGGTTGGAATTGCAGCAGCCAAAGCTGCTGTTGAGGCAGAGACCAATGTGCCTACTGCATTTAGTTTGGCCTCAATTGCAG ATGATGCAAGGTCAGTATACTCTGCTGCGAAAGTTGTGTTCAATCAATCAATGCTATAA